Below is a window of Pelobates fuscus isolate aPelFus1 chromosome 13, aPelFus1.pri, whole genome shotgun sequence DNA.
gtacaaaattttttttttattattcttattcatattgccatacagtgagcactattggctgtttcttctttttatcccgagaattgaaaaccactcacggagaggaacctgccttatatcccataagcggggattaaaccgctgtacgcacttcactccagagctggacattagctctggtaaatgtgagttttatactattacttttcacgcctatacctgaattttacgtactacaccattggttgttccttgttcctttttatctttcatatcaagtgataccactatacaagtagaagacctcaacatccaaggacacttgtaaggacacaatagctggactaattctctccttttttgtttaaccattggattttatatttgtgcgcagccttttttattgtatttagtcatctaaacgtttagtttgagctttagcttagaacacccttgaaggtgtttaaggagattagggctagtttagaggattcttcttagacctctgtgagtctttatagcccttctacctatccagcatttctggaaactagctaagaaaaagggtgtctgtgtgtctgtgatacatttaactttatatcaccttattgacactttttatgactgcatcactccggtctccatactctctgcctatacccatctatttagagggaatttccttgcccctggcaatattatataataggtaatagtattaccattattacacaattagccactataggggaataagtatagtatccctttgttatttataaatgatacaataaagacttttgtccattactcaatttactttaacaaagggtactaaccacagtattaggaagcattactctgctttccctttctccctctattatacacctatgctcactaggatttgtaggtatcactttattatagtttaaCCTTTTCcaatgccagttttagatctccttcttgggagattttttcttttttcagtttattagcatacctgggtacaagccctcgtggggctggcaccaccacctgaccacatttccttgtttcttccactcataccgctttttccatctttgaaggggtttggcgaaacaaggaaatagtcctctactcataacagggattaaactgataagaatagtactactgaacacaccttataataacgcagagagaggcaacgcagagagaggagtctgaagaagaggagtcagaggaggaaggtggctttgaggaggtggaagaccaaacacagcagtcgtccctgggggcttgttgtcacctttcggggacccttggtgttgtacgtggctgggtggaggaagagaccttcaatgacatcagtgaggacaaggaacgggacgtggctagcttggtatccaaccttgtgcaaatggggagtttgcggttgtgcaaatggactgtttgtggctGTTTGTGGTGCATTCAACGGGGAGtttagtctgtcactgtgaagcggacgtaacccttacactacctgatcgatacaacatcacacagtaggtccccccccctcattattgttatagcccccaccctccgctcacgggtgggggcgggcgggaggacagtaggtccccccattgtgatttatggcccccacccaccgcgcaggggtgggggccaggggggaggacattaggtccccccccccatccttatttactgaatattcccttgtataacaatgtttggcatttagtgaatattccctattctgctctgtgtcagtgtgtatcagggtctctgaggacaggtgtcaatccatatctgccaagtgaccctatgtaggaggaacagtccctattctgctctgtgtcagtgtgtatcagggtccctgaggacaggtgtcaatccatatctgccaagtgaccctatgtatggggaacagtccctattctgctctgtgtcagtgtgtatcagggtctctgaggacaggtgtcaatccatatctgccaagtgaccctatgtagggggaacagtccctattctgctctgtgtcagtgtgtatcggggtctctgaggacaggtgtcaatccatatgtcaaggtgtcaatatgtcatatgtaaggtgtcaatccatatccattgtgatttaggaatgttaggtgatttattacTGTGTAAttgtccatgggagttttgccatggatccccctccggcatgccacagtccaggtgttagtccccttgaaacaacttttccatcactattgtggccagaaagagtccctgtgggttttaaaattcgcctgcccattgaagtctacggcggttcgcccggttcgccggttcgcgaacatttccggaagttcgcgttcgccattcgcgaaccgaaaatgttatgttcgcgacatcactaatttcaACCCAAGCTGTATtacaatgaaataaataaaagtttcaCAAAACTTACTGCAACAATATGACAGGCCGCGTAGCAAGGTGttccatgaataaaaaaaataaaaatcactttttaCGGTTTTAGTGTTTTCACATGGCTGTCTGTAATGCTAATTACAAAAGCAATATGGCAGCTTTCTGGTCTTGTACTATATTCAGGGCCGGCACCACCGTTAGGTGGATATTTCCTGGTAGGCTGCCCCTGTCTTGAGCTCTAGTGCTGGGCGAGCGACTCTTGAGCTGCTGCCCCTCCCCCGCCAACGCCGGTCTGGTCCTCCAGGCACACACAAGTGAGGTCAACCAGAGGGGTCCTGTCACAGGgcgcccaggaggtggccatctgaCCACCTCAGGGCGCCCCTGAGGCAGTGCTTTTTAGGAATGGCatagcaggcacctgcttaccttgattgCAGGTGCGTACTGTGCCAAGAAATGCCAGAAGAGAGGGGGACAGGAGGCAAGCAGCTGTATtgtgggcggcgagggaggctgttcttgcagcttcTCACTCCTCTCTCGCGTGCCCTCTTTGATGCCGAGagacagaatatgacgtcattccggcccctggcatactaaacagtgcactggaggagtgagaagctgccccacactggaccctatGGAAGTAGGAAGGCTGTATTTGCCTCAAAAAAATTtaattgtgtgagtctgtgtgtcagtgagtgtgtgtttgactgtccgtgagtgtgtctgtctgtgtgtgtcagtgagtatgtgtgtgcttgtctgtcagtatgtgtgtattaagcagtatgtgtgtatggatgtatgtattaagcagtatggATGTAGGCATTaagcagggtgtgtgtatgcatgtattaggcagtgtgtgtttatggatgtaggtattaggcagtatgtgtgtatggatacatgtattatacagtatgtgtgtttatggatgtatgtttgtatggatgcatgtatgatGCAGGTATTAAGTAGTATGGATGTATGCATTaagcagtatatgtgtatggatgtaggtattaagtagtatgtgtgtatggatgtacacattaagtagtatgtgtgtatggatgtacacattaagtagtatgtgtgtatggatttacacattaagcagtatgtgtgaatGGATGCCTGTATtaggcagtatatgtgtatggatgcatttataaggcattatgtgtgtaaagatgtatacattaagcagtatgtgtatatagatgtacgcattaagcagtatgtgtatatggatgcatgtattaagcagtatgtgtatatggatgcatgtattaagcagtgtgtgtgtatatggatgcatgtattaagcagtgtgtgtgtggatatggatgcatgtattaagcagtgtgtgtgtgtatggatgtacgcattaagcagtatgtgtgtatggatgtacgcattaagcagtatgtgtgtatggatgtaggtattaggcagtatgtgtgtatggatgtaggtattaggcagtatgtgtgtatggatgtaggtattgggcagtatgtgtgtatggatgtaggtattaggcagtatgtgtgtatggatgtaggtattaggcagtatgtgtgtatggatgtaggtattaggctgTATGTGTTTAAGGATGTAGGTATAAGCCAGTGTGTGTTTAAGGATGTAGGTATAagccagtgtgtgtttatggatgtaggtattaggcagggtgtgtgtgtggatgtaggtattaggcagtatgtgtgtatggatgtaggtattagtgagcgtgtgtttatggatgtaggtattaggcagtgtgtgtgtttatggatgtaggtattaggctgtgtgtgtgtgtgtgtatgtaggtattaggcagtatgtgtgtatggatgtaggtattagtgagtgtgtgtttatggatgtaggtattgggcagtgtgtgtgtgtgtgtgtgtgtgtgtgtggggatgtaggtattaggcagtgtgtgtgtgtggatgtaggtattaggcagtttttgtttatagatgtaggtattaggcagtgtgtgtgtgtatggatgtaggtattaggcagtgtgtgtttatggatgtaggtattaggcagtgtgtgtttatggatgtaggtattaggcagtgtgtgtgtgtgtgtgtgtgtgtgtgtgtgtgtggatgtaggtattgggcagtgtgtgtatggatgtaggtattaggcagtgtgtgtgtatggatgtaggtattatgcagtgtgtgtttatggatgtaggtattaggcagtgtgtttatggatgtaggtattaggcagtgtgtgtttatggatgtaggtattaggcagtgtgtatgtatatggatgtaggtattaggcagtgtgtgtgtgtttatggatgtaggtattaggcagtgtgtgtgtgtttatggatgtaggtattaggcagtgtgtgtgtgtttatggatgtaggtattaggcagtgtgtgtgtttatggatgtgtttatggatgtaggtattaggctgtgtgtgtgtgtgtgtgtgtatgtaggtattaggcagtatgtgtgtatggatgtaggtattagtgagtgtgtgtttatggatgtaggtattaggcagtgtgtgtgtgtttatggatgtaggtattaggcagtgtgtgtgtgtgtgtttatggatgtaggtattaggcagtgtgtgtgtgtttatggatgtaggtattaggcagtgtgtgtgtgtttatggatgtaggtattaggcagtgtgtgtgtgtttatggatgtgtttatggatgtaggtattaggctgtgtgtgtgtgtgtgtgtgtgtatgtaggtattagtgagtgtgtgtttatggatgtaggtattaggcagtgtgtgtgtgtgtgtgtgtgtgtgtggatgtaggtattaggcagtgtgtgtgtgtgtggatgtaggtattaggcagtttttgtttatagatgtaggtattaggcagtgtgtgtgtgtgtgtgtgtgtatggatgtaggtattaggcagtgtgtgtttatggatgtaggtattaggcagtgtgtgtgtgtgtgtgtttgtgtgtgtgtggatgtaggtattgggcagtgtgtgtgtgtgtatggatgtaggtattaggcagtgtgtgtgtgtatggatgtaggtattaggcagtgtgtgtgtgtatggatgtaggtattaggcagtgtgtgtttatggatgtaggtattaggcagtgtgtatgtatatggatgtaggtattaggcagtgtgtatgtatatagatgtaggtattaggcagtgtgtgtgtgtttatggatgtaggtattaggcagtgtgtgtgtgtttatggatgtaggtattaggcagtgtgtgtgtgtttatggatgtaggtattaggcagtgtgtgtgtgtgtttatggatgtaggtattaggcagtgtgtgtgtgtttatggatgtaggtattaggcagtgtgtgtgtatggatgtaggtattaggcagtgtgtgtgtatggatgtaggtattaggcagtatgtgtgtactaGGCCTAACTGAAAACCACATGGCATTTAGGCCATTTGCTGATCcagaaaaaaatctccaatttggctacagtcacagttcagctgtttttgcttaaactttgcaatttggttttcaactcactgcaattcagagtttagtgaataaacctctgtgagattgtatttgctttcacgagggggcggcaaaatagatctttgcctagggcggcagaaatcttgcaccggccctgactatatTACCAGTTTAAATAAGGGATGATGCAAGAATGCCCGCATGGTTTTAAAGACCACTATGATTTTTATTGGAATTTTGATAATATATGCCTGCTAACATAACTgcagtaaaatataaaatgccCAAATCTCGTACTAGATTTTATATTTCTCTAAAGTTCCATTATCTGTTTCTTTGATCCTCGCTGGCATGACACATTGGTTTGTCAAGTTCTGCACCTGAATGGTAAGAAAACGTAACCTTTATTAATTTCTTTACTTAAAGATAGTGGTCTGTTATGTTGGTTTTGTTGGCAATCAATCCATATGCATCAAAAAAGGAATGCTCTATGGGATTGGAGATGTGCTGGGTGATATGACATTATCTTTCATTATATAAGAGTTGCCGTATAAGTctcttgaaatatatatatatatatatattttttttattggactaacaaagTTGTAATGATGAGCTTTCAGGCGTTCTTCCCTCATAACACGTCTAAAACATTTTTGTAGGTGGGACATACTTGGCCTGTTTTTTTCTGGACTGCTTTTGGTTGGAACGGTCTTTGGTGTTAATGGCCGAGTTTGCTCTTTAATAGAACAAATACGTTAAAATGTGTTACCTGACATGTAAACTGAGTTATCTATTACAGCCGAGCCTTTAACCCTCTGCTTTGtcttataaaaatgcattttgcaTATGCTTTTTAATGCAGCCTTGTTTGTATTGCTTTTTCAAAAATGTAATTCggcaaaagggaaaagaaaagtgATCTAGAACATTCTTTGATATACTTTTTGATATCAGAGTAGTATGGCAATTCTGATCTTCAGAAAATAAACCAATGTGATTCACTAAAGCTGAAATGTACTCCAGATTAGCAAAAGTAGGATTTGCAAACCTGATATTTATCAAAGGGTGACGTGAAACAATCcagtataataaatattcaaaatctAAACTTTGTATGGGGTTCATACCTATACTTGCTTTTCTGtgttaatttgtatttgtttttaccaAACACCTGGAGCATGATCAAATTAAATCTGTTCCacaagaagcatttttttttttcaaaataaattcactTTCTTTTTTGCAATACAAGCAACTGAAATCTGTAGTGTTTGGTCATTGGCTATTCAAGCCGACAGCTGGGAAAATGCTTCCAGCAATAAATAGAAATGTAAGGAGGTCTTTGGATATCTTATTAACCAAAAACGATATGGAGGTATGATACTTCACATCACTGATAGACAGTGCTCTATTAATAACAATGTGGTTTGATTTATTGTATTCATTATTTAGGTACATGCTGCCTGTGCCGCACAGGAAAATGTCATATCTTAATCATTCCCAGTAGTCCATTATTTTCGAGCTATGATATGTTTATCTAATTATCTCTATTTATTTAGTTGATTAATTTtgttccatttgtctaaatatacatagggattaaggagaaagcgcaagtaacattttcttttctttggtttttactatatactggggctgatgtgtattgtagtccttgctgctggcccagcagtaatgggagaaagcgcaggacttctctttttgtatttggaaCTGACCGGTCTGTAAATTCTAAACCTGATTCCTACATTCACTTCTGATTTACAGCAATCGGAGCCACCAGGAGTGTCTAAAATGATAAAATACAGGACTCATTCATGTTCAAGCTGAAGCTTTCTAAATTCAGTGACTGataattgttgttgttgtttttttttaatctataaaaTTGGCTCCTTATGCCTCACAGATTTAGCCTAGCTCATGAATCCCGATTTTTCCATCTTCGTACCCAAtgaatagctttaaaaaaaaaagcaaaatactgCATATAAAACTTAAAAACATACCAAACTAAATGCACTTTTTTTCTCCATTTGAAATATTTAAGGACATACAATTCGAAGAAAGTAAACCTCTTTAGCCCTTGCATTATTGAACTTGGGAATATCTGACGCATTTCGCTTGACATTTACAAGAGTGGTTTATGTGCTGGAGTGCCAGAAACCTCAAAGATATTTTATTAATGAGTCTGTAAACAATTATTAGAATACCGGGGACTGAACATATTAGACCTACTgattttgaaaaattatatataaaaaaaataataataattatgtggaaaaacatacttttatttaatttacataaAGTCAAAAATAACGTTTAGCAAAAATATATGGAGTCACCTTGGTTTGTATACAATAGAATGGGAAGTTGTGTAAATAAGTGCAAACTGAATTCTAATACTGTATGACTATTCGTTAATGTTCACCGATATAGATTTTGCCCAAACTGCAACGTGAAAACAGTGGAATGGGGCTGTAGGGGCATTCAGTAAAATTCCAGCTGTACTTCCAAATTCTTCAGTCTTCACAATAGATAATGGTACCAGATTCAGTCAAGCATTTACCAAATTGGCTagataagtacagtaaaaaaaattatatttttacagaCTGGTGGCCCGATATGACACGTACACCAATTTGGCACATTTCCACAGGAGACATAGCATGTACAGTAGATGCATTATCGTCCTTTTGGTGGACAGCTGCCTAAAagaaaataatctatatttttttGGATAATCTACCTTTTTAAGTCAACAagcaatctaaaaaaaataataatacataaaccGTATGACTAAATATCGGCCAGCAACGGTACGCAGTCGGTCTATTATATTTAGATGATAGTAATTGTTGTAACTCTGTCTGAAAATTCTGTTTCAAACAGGCATCCGTTAATGACCATCGGCGTCTGTTTTGATCACAAAACTTTTTATGATAGTGTAATTAAAGGTGGCACAGTCGATACTTGTTCCTCCTGTTAATGGACTCTGACTATCATGATCATCTGCTAGCCACTTGCTGTGTTCTTGACTATCATTTGTGCTCCTTTAATGGCTCTACAGATTTAACCTGCCCAGGTCAAAGGGAAAACCAGAAAATTTGGAGAAGCTTACAATAAATCTATTTGTTAACATCCTATTGTTTTTATACCAAATTGTTATTTACACAATAGAATTATGTGTGAACATCAGTATCTATTGGTGAGGGTAATTAGCACATTATCATATGcaggcaacaaaaaagaaaacacaagggATTCCTTCTTATCATGGCAAAAAAGGGTTATTATTGATCAACCCTGTACAGtactttagcatttttttttaaagatttaaaaagCAAAGAGTTACAAAACTGTTTGCAATGAACTGGAAATAGAAAAGAtagcgcatttttttttttgctagttttctttttttcttaaattccATTATATAGTACACAGTATAAATTACAGAGAATTATGATGCACAAATGCATCTGCCTAACATTTATcaaatgtatttttgtgtctttgtttCGTTTTTGCAAAGTCTGTCCTTATTCGGCCGAATGGCACATCTCCCCGAAGGTTGGACATTATCACGTGTGGCAGTGTTCCAAGTCTGGAACGCTGCTATTGTTGCAGTACCTCAGGTTGTTGGGGATGTGACAATCTGTATAGCCGATGCCCCCATTTGGGGCATAAATCGGCTGCAGTCTGAAACCTCCTTTAAGGAGCTGGTCATTGTTTAAGGAGACTATCTGGAAGCTAGTTTCCGTCATCTCCAGAATGGAGTTGTCCTTCTTGGTACCTGCTTCACAGTAGTCATCTTTCCTACGCCCTCTGTTATATTTCCATTTCTGAGATGAGTAGCGACCCTTCTTGTGCATGTGCCAGCAGAAGATGCTGAGGAGGACAACAAGTACAATAATGACAGCACCCCCAATTAACCCTGCCAGCAGAAATGGGGAGCCCATGCCCTGTGTTGTTGGTTGCTCATGACTGGAGGGACTGTTACTACCATTATTTAAGGAAGAGGCCTTTGTGGTAGCCTCTGAACACACAGTCTCTTCACCTGCTCGATAGTTATTAAAATCGTCCAGTTGAACCAAGCATATCCTATATGTAGACTTGGGCTCTAAATTTAAAAGAGTCAAATGCTGTTTCTCCCCACTAACTATCCGTTCATGGACAATACCCTCAACCAAGCTGTGTCCCATTTTAACCCACGTAAGCTTGTAGGACATCACTGAAATAACAGATAACCAGCTCACTTGAATACAGGTGTCATTTACAAAATGAACGAAAAGTTGAAATTTCTCTCTCATTGGTGGGGTGACTTTATCTATGATGACCACTATGTCAGGCACAGTAACAGGTAGGGATGGAGTGGGTGTTGGAATTGTTGTTACTTCTGTTGGTGTTGGGACAAACAGAGTAGGGAGAAATGTGGTAGGGGCTTCCGTAGTAGGAGCCTGGGTAATGGGAGGCAAGATTGACGTAGTTGTTGGACAAGATAAGAGATTCACATTGAGTTCCCTCACGGCCATTCCTCGGAAGTGCTCTGGTGCCAGGCACATAAAAGCCCGTACATTGATTGCTGCAGGTAACGATTTGAGCCACTCTGTAACCCATCTGATGCTGCAATCACAAAACCAAGGATTATTTCGTGCAGTTAATTGCTTTAGGTTGGATAGATTATCAAAAACTCCTTTTGTCAACATTTGAAGACGGTTGTTTGAAATATCCAATCTCTCGAGCTTGTGCAGATTGGCAAAGGCTGACACTGGTATGTGGTTGATTTGGTTGTCCTGAAGATTTAGCTTTACCAAAAATGTGCCCTGGAGATCAGTAGGAGGACTGGTGAGAGAATTCCGTACCATTGAGAACTCCTTGAGTTTAGGTAGATGGCTAAATGTACCATCAGCAATCCCTTTGTTGGTGAGAAGATTGCCATCTAAAATTAAGCGTTCTAAATTAGTAAGATTTTGGAAGGCTTGGTCTGAAATGGTGGCGATGCGGTTTTCATCCAACCTCAATTCTTGCAGACATAAAGGAAGCCCTACTGGTACGCTGCTCAAGTGGTTTTTGGACAGGAACAGTAATTTCAGGCTAATGGCTTCCCGAAATGcaccgtcctccaccccaacTGTTGAAATAGAGTTGTCATCTAAGTGAAGTTCCTCCAACTTCAATAGCTGTGCTAACGCTACCCTTGATATAGTCTGAATATTGTTTTCTTGGAGGTGAAGAACTTTGATATTTTTTGGAAGGTTCATGGGAAACTCATCCAATTGGTTGCCATACAGGTAAACTGTGTGCACTGACTGGACATTGTGCAGTTCTGCAGGGAACCCAGCATTATTAATTTGGTTATTGTGGAGGTAAAGTACAGTAACACCCTCCGGTATTCCAAGAGGCACTGAGGTCAAACTCCGTTCATTGCAGTAGACAAAGTTCCGATCACAGCGACACACGCTGGGACATGAAAGTGACTGGGATATTTGCATGGAAAATCCAATCAAAAAGATCAACCAAGTTTTTAAAAATGACACCCAGTCCTTGGGCCACAATAGTGTCCAAAGGCCCATTTCTGG
It encodes the following:
- the FLRT2 gene encoding leucine-rich repeat transmembrane protein FLRT2 gives rise to the protein MGLWTLLWPKDWVSFLKTWLIFLIGFSMQISQSLSCPSVCRCDRNFVYCNERSLTSVPLGIPEGVTVLYLHNNQINNAGFPAELHNVQSVHTVYLYGNQLDEFPMNLPKNIKVLHLQENNIQTISRVALAQLLKLEELHLDDNSISTVGVEDGAFREAISLKLLFLSKNHLSSVPVGLPLCLQELRLDENRIATISDQAFQNLTNLERLILDGNLLTNKGIADGTFSHLPKLKEFSMVRNSLTSPPTDLQGTFLVKLNLQDNQINHIPVSAFANLHKLERLDISNNRLQMLTKGVFDNLSNLKQLTARNNPWFCDCSIRWVTEWLKSLPAAINVRAFMCLAPEHFRGMAVRELNVNLLSCPTTTSILPPITQAPTTEAPTTFLPTLFVPTPTEVTTIPTPTPSLPVTVPDIVVIIDKVTPPMREKFQLFVHFVNDTCIQVSWLSVISVMSYKLTWVKMGHSLVEGIVHERIVSGEKQHLTLLNLEPKSTYRICLVQLDDFNNYRAGEETVCSEATTKASSLNNGSNSPSSHEQPTTQGMGSPFLLAGLIGGAVIIVLVVLLSIFCWHMHKKGRYSSQKWKYNRGRRKDDYCEAGTKKDNSILEMTETSFQIVSLNNDQLLKGGFRLQPIYAPNGGIGYTDCHIPNNLRYCNNSSVPDLEHCHT